Proteins encoded in a region of the Neisseria subflava genome:
- a CDS encoding Na(+)-translocating NADH-quinone reductase subunit C, which yields MAKKFDKDSFSGTLIVVLVVSLICSIIVAGAVVGLKPIQEKQKLQDKQGYILSVAGLMDKDTDISKTFAERIEQRVVDLATGEYVADAPKDFSARVAGKDPAQSIQIKPEDDLAGIKSRAKYTEVYLVKGDDGKVSQIILPMHGNGLWSVMYGFVAIQPDGNTINGITYYDQGETPGLGGEIGNPLWQQKFVGKKLFDEQGKLALHVGKGASSDKEHGVDALSGASLTSKGVQGSFAYWFGENGYIPYLNKLKSAGAQ from the coding sequence ATGGCTAAGAAATTCGATAAAGACAGCTTCAGCGGCACGCTGATTGTGGTATTGGTTGTCAGCCTGATTTGTTCCATCATCGTTGCTGGTGCGGTCGTCGGCTTGAAACCCATCCAAGAGAAACAAAAACTCCAAGACAAACAAGGCTATATCTTGAGCGTAGCCGGTTTGATGGATAAAGACACCGACATCAGCAAAACCTTTGCCGAGCGTATCGAGCAACGTGTCGTGGACTTGGCAACCGGCGAATATGTCGCCGATGCGCCTAAAGACTTCAGCGCACGCGTCGCCGGCAAAGACCCTGCCCAAAGCATCCAAATCAAACCCGAAGACGATTTGGCCGGCATCAAAAGCCGTGCCAAATACACCGAGGTTTATCTGGTAAAAGGCGATGATGGCAAAGTCAGCCAAATCATCCTGCCTATGCACGGTAACGGTTTGTGGTCTGTTATGTACGGTTTTGTCGCCATCCAACCCGACGGCAACACCATCAACGGCATTACCTACTACGACCAAGGCGAAACCCCGGGCTTGGGCGGCGAAATCGGCAATCCGTTGTGGCAACAAAAATTCGTCGGCAAAAAACTGTTTGACGAACAAGGCAAACTCGCCCTGCATGTTGGCAAAGGCGCAAGTTCGGACAAAGAACACGGCGTAGATGCCCTCTCCGGCGCATCGCTGACATCTAAAGGCGTGCAAGGTTCGTTCGCCTACTGGTTCGGCGAAAACGGCTATATCCCCTACCTGAACAAATTAAAATCAGCAGGAGCACAATAA